Genomic window (Gasterosteus aculeatus chromosome 13, fGasAcu3.hap1.1, whole genome shotgun sequence):
CCTTGTGAGTATCCACATAACAGGGAGTCTGAGAAACCCCCCCGGCGACCAAGGCCTCCCCCTCATTGGCGACCTCCCTGGCCAGGTCACAAGCTGCCTCGTTGATCTGAGCCCCCTGGATCACACAAGAGCAGAGCGGACCGAGATTTGAGTCCTTTTCATCACGTGATGCAAAGAGGACGATGTTGCTGTTTGGTTAGAAAGGTTTTGTACTGACGGTAATGTTGGGGACATTGCCGCTGATCTCCAGTTTATCCTCGCTGCAGTAGAAGGTGAACGTCTGAATCACATTGGCTCCTGCTCTCAGGAACTCCCTGTGCAGCTGCCTCACTGacagacaggagacacacaagtAGATttagtggggggaaaaaaaagggataaaCCCTGCAAAACTCTGCAAAAATTCACATTGCATGTTCTTATAAAGAGGCGAGTATAGTTTTAGTTTATATTGGGATTAAAGGGTGAATATTAACAGTACACTTGAGGCCTAACAAAGTACTGCAGGATTACTGATTGATCGGCGTAGACAGCACACAGGTGAATGCCATTTATAGTCTGTTGTTTAAACATTAATAAAAACTTGGAGGTGAAAGATTAAACGTTGCTTTGTGGGGCAGATTGTTGCCACGTGTTCATGCAGCCAACGCTGAGGGTTGTACCTGCTTCAGGATGTTCTACAGCCGCCTCAGGTGTCCAGTGTCCAGCCTTCACATAGCCACGGCGCTCCAGCTGCATCACGTAACCTCCATCACCTACAACCACCTCCCCAGCATTTAGTCGCTCCAAGATACCCTGAATGCAtgcgcgcacagacacacacatgcacgcatatACAGCAATTACTGTAAACATAAAAAGCATGTATGCAAAAACATATGATGCTATAACAAAATCCTTTCGgcacaaaaactaaaacaataagCTCACTCGAGCTTAACTCTTTCTATTTTAAATAGATACGGTTTGCTGTACAGGGTCTAAGGTCTTTTGAAAATGGATTgagtttgtctttgttggtAAATACGGTTAAAATCcaaaaataaatttgaaatattcacTTTTACAATGTATTCTGAATTATTGGCCAACGAATTAAACATAATTCCTTACGGCTTAAAAGTCCTTTAAATCATATGCAGAGTCTGATATGtaacttttgtttctttcacttACCCGCCTCTTTTCCTGCATTGTTGACATTATCCAGAGGGTCAACGAGCGAGCAAAACTTTCCAAGCGACTGAGATCAGAACTCGACAGCTGGCCAGAAACACCCGTGAGTGAGGCGAGTTGGCTCCGTGCATGTTGTCGCACAGCAAAGTGGGGAGGGGAGGCAGTACATCTTATCAGGGAAAAATAGGGACTTTGAAACTACGATTAGTCTCAAAACAGAGATTACTGATAAATAAATAGCAGGAACATATTAAGagaatgtgaaagaaaacaatgaataaactACGATGATACTCTACACTTGCTTTTATCCATGTGCGTTAGTCATGTGACTCGTGTCCATTTCACCACGTGTTTCAACAGGAAATGTGCAAATATGACTCTTTTGATTATAACAATAATTGAAACCATAAAGAAAGCACATTTATAGCGCAGATCAGTAgagaaatacactttttttacttttcatgatGATGGCACGTCCCTTGTACAGTAACAAATAATTGttaacaaaaagaaaggaaatttATTTTTGTGAAAATAGTAAAcagcagatttttttaaaaatcaatcaaCAACTATAAAGgtttataaatgtgttttagaaCCAAAACTTTATTAACTTGTAAACAATGCACTGTGTAAAATCACTACGGTTCAGTGATGGTGAATAACAGttacagaaaaaagaaagttgatTCACTGGTGACGGAGCACAAATGATTAAAGGCAGCTACAGAGCTTTGAATCAGTACGCAGCTCTTCCCAAATCTCTGGGTAAACTAAGGGCTGCTGGATCAGATCCTTAACTATCGATATGAAAAAGTTTAATAATATGATCACAGTGTGTAAAAGGAGATTATGTTGGTTTattttgtttccagctgttcaTAATCATCAGCTGCAGTGGCCATGGAGGGGCATTTCGGACGTCCAGAAGCAGGCAAAAGGTTTTCCCAAAACTCTCGACGAGACCTAAGAAAAATGTCGTTAGACCAGTTGGTTGCAAACCAGCACTTGTGCAAATCTAGAACATgcagtatctttttttttttcctcatgttACTTTGACTTGTTTGTAATAACTGAAACTATACCATCACATGTACAATACACACCACGGTTTTCATTCTTTGCATAAAACTAGACGTAACAGCTTGATTTTGACGTGGCGGCTGTGGGTCTGTCAGGCCTCACCTGGCTCTGACCCACGGTTTAGTGTGCATCTCCAGAGCAGCTCCCCACAGGCCGTGCTTCTCTGACGCCGGTGGGAGGAatcctctctctgcagccagCTCCTCTGCTATGGCTCTGATGTGGTAGGCCTCGAATCCACAGCAGCCACCGATGTAGCGAATGCCGGCGTTGTAAGCCTCTCGGGCGTATTGATGGACGTCCCAGCGGGTCATCGCTCTGGTCTCCATTGCTGAGAGGAGGGTGGAATGTTTATGTATTGGTGCTCTCATCAAAATAATACCCGTTAGATTCTAGAGCAGTGCTCAAAGAATCAGCTCTGGAAATGTTACATTCATGTACTATAATAAGGATCAtgtaattgaataaaaaaatgccctttttcttcattctgcACAAAGGTGTTATTCAAATACTCACCGAAGGGGTACTCAGGCAGGCTGGTGTATCCACCGAAGTTGCACTCAGGTGTGTGGAAGCCCAGAGGCTGGATCATGAGATGAGCTTTGAGACCAGCTTTCTCTAATCCTGCTTTCATCAACTTCACCGTGCGAACACACGTCAGAGGATCCAAATGGCAGTTTATTCCAACGATGTCAGCTCCTGCACATGAGcacatgcacaaaaaaacatgttcagcaAAAACCTGGTCTCATCTCAGCACAACTCGAGGTACCACATGAGAGGCCCGTTTACCGGCTCTGACCAGCCTGACAGCACACTCTCCAGGCGGGACTCCGTGCTTGTCTCCATGAGGGGAGATGCACAGCGTTGCACCCACTGGTTTACCGCCGGTCTTCAGCACCTCCACGGCCCACGCCGCCTCTTCCACATGATCCACAAACTGCGGGAGTGATAAACACTGAACTTAAGCACGCCGCCATGTTGTACAGTTATTCCTCTACGAACGGCTCATACTTCCACAATAAAGAAATCAATCTCCTTCTTGAGGAAGTCGTCCATCTGTTTCTTAAAGATGGCCTTGACCTCAGTCTCATTGTGAGTATCCACATAACAGGGAGTCTTGGACACGCAGCCGGCGACCAAGGCCTCCCCCTCATTGGCGACCTCCCTGGCCAGGTCACAAGCTGCCTCGTTGATCTGAGCCCCCTGGATCACACAAGAGCAGAGCGGACCGAGATTTGAGTCCTTTTCATCACGTGATGCAAAGAGGACGATGTTGCTGTTTGGTTAGAAAGGTTTTGTACTGACGGTAATGTTGGGGACATTGCCACTGATCTCCAGTTTATCCTCGCTGCAGTAGAAGGTGAACGTCTGAATCACATTGGCTCCTGCTCTCAGGAACTCCCTGTGCAGCTGCCTCACTGacagacaggagacacacaagtAGATttagtgggggggaaaaaagagataAACTCTGCTAAAATTCACATAGCATGTTCTTATAAAGAGGAAAGTATAGTTTTAGTTTATATTAGGATTAAAGGGTGAATATTCCTAAAAGACCTCAAGCTAACTGACCAACAGTACACTTGAGGCCTAACGAAGTACTGCAGGATTACTGATTGATCGGCGTAGACAGCACACAGGTGAATGCCATTTATAGTCTGTTGTTTAAACATTAATAAAAACTTGGAGGTGAAAGATTAAACGTTGCCTTGTGAGGCAGATTGTTGCCACGTGTTCATGCAGCCAACGCTGAGGGTTGTACCTGCTTCAGGATGTTCTACAGCCGCCTCAGGTGTCCAGTGTCCAGCCTTCACATAGCCACGGCGCTCCAGCTGCATCACGTAACCTCCATCACCTACAACCACCTCCCCAGCATTTAGTCGCTCCAAGataccctgaacacacacacattaaaacactttGATCAAGTGGTCAATTACTCAGGTGTGACACACACGTCTTTTGTGCCGGGTTCCCTCCAACCAATTGAAATGAGATGTCTTCTGGTTTCATTCAAAACAGGTTAGCCGTAATCAAATCAACTGACCAACGAGTAAACCATGTCTGATACATAGTGTTCGTTATCTAAAAATGGCTAAACAATCAATTTCAGAAAACATCCTAGAATGACTTAATGCAAAAccataaatatattatatatatgttatatatatcatatatgtatatatcatatataaatatcatatatatatcatatatatatatatatatatataacatttacaaatattacatgGTACAATCCGGGTACACGATGCATGTCCATAGTTGACAAAGCCTTTACTACACAGTCTGTTTTTGAACCATGTGCATGAGGATATCCCTATTTACTTTGAAATAACAGGTCTTTTAGAATAGAGAAGTACTATTTAGAAACGTGGATGTATGGATTCATTAACTGCTCCAAGGAAAGAATTCTTGAATGCGTGCGTGACGAAGTTCAAAACGAACGCAGAGGACCGGTCGGGGCGTAAAGCGTGACTCGTACCCTTGGCTTCTTTCTCTCCATCGTCGACGAGTTCTCGGTGGAGTCTTCAAGCACACGCTTCACCCGCTCAATGGTCTCTCGTCGTGCGTCACCGAAAGAATCTCACGAGATCGAGGAAGCCACGTTGCCCTTAAACAGGACCGAGAGCTGCCGAAAGGAGCCGAAGGCAGCCGAGAGGTGCCGAGCGAAGCGGGTCGTTTTAAATAACGATTATTACATAATGATTGTGATCTTTGAGATATTTGCACAGCCACGTGAGCAGTGGCCCTACGCCCCCACGCTGTGGAAGGTGAAAAGAAACTAAACAGTGATAAAATGTCTCTTACAGCCTAATATCCATATTTCCcaagtgtttaaaaagaaaagaaaacacaagccaCAAGTCAGCCAGGTGGGCTCCAGCCATCTTATCGCCCGGGATCTAAGGATTCAAAGCCGGAGGCCAGTTGGAGGCTGAGATCACTATGTAAGTAAGTTAGTTACTCATTATCGAATCAAGCATGAAGAAATATCAGTGGCTCTATGTATTAATTTATTTCACATCTcgccagcaggaggcgctgctgCGTTTGATGGGAACACAACTCTGACGTCATTTCCTGGCGGGATTTCGATCTGAAAAGGGACGTAAACAACACGGGGGAACTTTTCACCTGCGATGCCGCTGATGAGAGTAACGTCAGTGTTTTCCTGGTAAACAAGGCTTGATTTGGGGCCGCTGCTCGGAGCTTTTTGTTAAGTGATAATAAGTGATGATGTAACGTAACGGTGATTATCAAGTTCACAGCGGTTTCTTTCCGAATAGCGTTCATGTCCGTCAATCTCTTTATTTCATCCATTTAGACTTATTTGCAACGTCAACCTCAATCAAAGAAGGTAAGACATCTCAACCACCCCCGATCTTTGGTAACacgttatatattatataatgctAATGTTAAGAACCCCTCAAATGTCCTGAAAATATTCTCTGTGCTCGAAGGGATGTTGATTTTGACTTCATTCAGTGATGCATATTTTGCAGTTATAGTTACCACTTACTTTGCAGACTAGTATTTCTTATATATTATAActttaatttactttaaattTAGTTTAAAAAGTCCTGCTGGACAATTCAATGAAGTACTCACCGTCGCCCTTGTTTTAATCTTCATTCACTTTGatattattgtaaaaaaaaaaaaagccaaattcTATTGACCATAATTGAACATATCGAAACAACAAAATGGCAAATCATCAAAGTGTGTGAGTTAATTTGTCCCGACAGGCACGGCCACGGTTTTGTGATGGACCCACCTGACGATGAGGGGACGCTCCATCAGACGGTGGAGGCGGTAGCGCTGAATCACGGGCCTCCTCCCGACACCTCCAGCGGACCGAAAGATACTCAGCCTGCAGACATGCTGAGGTTTATTATTGATAAATCACGCCTTCACACCAGTGTTTAAACGTCCCATCCACTTGGATCAAACATCCACGGCAGCACATTACATCTTGTCATTGGGCGATGAATAGAATCCTTTTTAAATTGCACAACATTACTGTTTTCAGGATAAAACAACAGATGTCCAACCAGTGCTTTGAGATGGCAATACAGCTACAAGCAGGTATATGACCAGCATTTTCCCCAACATGTTCAATTGTCAAAAAGTGCACAAACAAAGCATTTCTATTGTTCCCTATTACAGCAAAAAGTAAGCTATCATGCAGTACATCGGAAGCTGAGAGAGAATTGTGAGTATTTAGAACGATCTTGTTCGTGTTGATTTTTGACCAATTAGTCAATTTAAAGTTCTATGGTgttaatttatatatttcttaatAAATGTTGCAGGTCAGAATATGTCAATGAGCTGGAAAGAGTCAAGACAATTCATTTTAACAGCACATTTACACTGCACAGGTAAACGAAGTCCTTATCCTTTTTGATTAGTGATATTTtcactataaatatataaaataaagaagTACTACACTGACCAGTCATAGATTCCACTGATGTCTTTCAGGATGCAGATGTGGCACGCTATTGGAGAAAAACTGAAACAGACTGATTCAGACGCACTGTAAGTCAGTTCACAGCGTATTGACAACACCCgagcaacatttatttttgattattttgacAATTGGATCATACACTTGTGTTTTTCCTCAGCGCCCTGAAAGCTGTGAGTGATCGCTGTATGTCTCTTTGTTCACAAATAAAACAGCTTCAGCAAGTAAGCAGCCTCATTATCCATggtctatatacatatatatatatatatatatatatatatatatatatgtttttctcTGCAATTATACGACATGTGTTTAAAACATTATTAATTGTAAATATTAAATCCTTTTAGAACTGTACTTTGACTATTAGCTATTATGCTGCTGTCTGTGGCTGTCACATTAGATGAACGAGTGCATTTCTGACTGTCATTGTAGACAGTAGAGCTGAGAAAAGGTGTAGACTCTTTATGAGTTTATCATTCAAGAAAATACATGATGTATTCTGGGAGTACAGCAAGAGTCGTACAATTTTTATTACGAGAAGCTAAATGGAAGAATACACTGAATGTACATGTAAGTCATATAGGCCAGTCGTAAGCATATCTATTTACTTATCTTTATTAATCAAAATACAGATTGCGCTCAATGTGGAATTGTATATATTGAGAGTGTTCTATGAGATTGAGAGAACTGGATTCCCATCTGTTTACAGGAGACGAGAGATTTTCAAGATGAAATCACCAAAATACAGAAGAAGAGGCTTGGTAATCGCGGAAAAGTAAAATTACATTCTGATTTAGTTACTCCACTGTTCCCTTTGCtgatgtttttgtctgtgtgtgttggcctgTGCATATAGAGATGAAGCGGCTCACGCatgagaagatgaaggagattGATGACTTGATGTCCAAGACAGAGCACCCAGATACAGAGAAGTACAAAGCTGTGTTGGAGAAGGGCCAGGCCAACCTTGAGAAGTACAAAAAGATGACTATCATCACACAGAACGTCCTCAGGGTAAATTCTGttcaaatgaaagagaaaatggtTGTTGCCTACGATGACATTTCCAGGTACTGTATTAATGCAAGTGTATATCCTCAGGGCATCCTCTTGGCCTGTAAAGTCAACTGGCTCGATGACCCCAAACTTCGAGACATCGCCATGACGCTGGAGGACTTTCCCATTTCTGACTAGTCAAGGAACCAACTTACTACATATGTGTCCGTATTATattatcaaataaataataaagaaaccGCTTGAATCAGTACTGAAATATGATCAATAAAAACAAGCAACGGTGATGACGTCCAGCCACCACGGGAGGGCGCAAGAAGGGCAGTAAAGAGTTTGACGCTGCTGCATATTCTACCAGAGAAGAAGACCTCGAGGCTGCACGCGTGTTTACTCGGGACAGACGTATCTTTTGATTAGTTTTTAATTTTTCTGATTATTCTGGATCTTCGACCGGAATAAAAATGCCTAAGGTCAAGGCGGAGAAGAAAAGCCGGCAGCACCAAGAGGTCAAAAACCAAGGTATATTTCCCCAAAGAAGCATTTAGCGTTAGCATGCTACGTCAAGCTAACACGAAACATCACTTTCTGCTGCTGAAGAGCACGAGCTTTAAACTCCGCCAGCATGTCGCTGCTGACGTCACCCGGTTAATTTAAGATTACTAGTGTCCGAAAGAGGCCGATCCCCGGATCCCCACTGTTGTCACGTACATGGTCTTTGTCCGTATTAAACATTCCTCTACTGGACCTTAACGCGTATTCGTCATTTCTGTGAGATTTGACTGATCCGCACATCCACACCAACGTCCCAGTTACGCAATAACATCCCGGAGTTATTGATCTTCTGTTGGTTATTTCGGCATTGATGCTGTCCGCTAAATAATGAGTGATGTCAAacttttttccttttagttGCTGGGTTGAATAACTAATTTATAGCTGTAACTAGTGGGGATTGGTTTTAATCTTGGATTGGTGATGAAATATCAGTTAGCTCTACATGGATCACTAATTACCCTTTTCGAAATCTGAATCAATTTAATTTACTCATTAAACGGTGCTTTAATGAAGCAAAGTATTAAAAACTATTCTCGTGGCAGGTTTTCTCTTGGGGCCAAACACCTGAGAGCCCTTCACCTCCACTTATTTCACCACGAGTTGCTGTTCATTAACATCATCTCGTGTTTTGCAGGGATCATGTTTAACACCGGCATGGGTCAGCACATCCTGAAGAATCCACTGGTTGTCAACGGGATCATTGAGAAGGTACTCACCGGTTCACTCAGATACTCTGACAGCTCTGCGTGGAGATCGTTTTGTGACCCTTCGGGAGGCGACTGGACTCGCTGTGCACAGTCTAAACCGCGGTGGTCATGCTGGTGTTTTTTCAGGCTGCCCTGAGGCCGACTGACGTGGTTCTGGAGGTGGGACCCGGTACTGGTAACATGACGGTGAAGTTGCTGGAGAAAGCCAAGAAGGTGAGAGAACTTGTACAAATTCTTTCCCCGGCGCTCACGCACCTTAAACGTGTGGAGATGTATCGGAGGTGAGAATCCCTTCAGCGTAAATGTTTTTATCACATTGAGCTGATTTGCATGTGGCTTCACCAGTATCCAGATTTCCAACATCATCCAACAGACTAAATTGTAGTTCCCCTGGTGTTACACATTAACGATTCACACTTTTGGGTATAATGCATTTCATTATCGGCAGTTTATACCTTTTATTTGCCTATGCACGTTTCAAAACCTATGAACACACAGCAAAGAGGGGGCGGATGGAGgagttaagcctagtttatgcttctgcgttttctgagcgacgcagacgcaagcccccctcggcgtgtcccttgcgtcgcttttcacacctccttgcgtccttgcgtgtgtcgagccatttttctagatgcaggcctcccgcagcgcatcaggctgcgattggtcagctaactacgtcctttacggagtctcacatttctgctttcatagcccgataccgccattattaaaacaaagaatgtttacgagagaacggagcagatttaagaacttctgtcggaagaaatgcgtaaatttGGCCGCTTATACaggccgtcattggcgggttgtagaagcgggttggattcacggagggagatcgccgcaaacgccggtttgctggtcgagaggtgcacaaagttttggaggaaaatacgggacaaatgtgtccgcgatgaaaagcagcagtggcgacggacggggcaataaagtctatgataattaaataaataaatagatatgactctctaggtcgtcttcaacagaaacacgttactccgcctgttgttctggcggtgaattgctctgcaacacacgcagaaccatgaattgaaacgagtgcgtcgacgcaacgacgcagaagcatgcgccggcctttagggCGTTTCTTTGATCAAAATCTATCTGTGTTGCCAAAGTTACCTCAGTGAAATGGTTATTTCCATCGATTTTAATGTTTTGGTTTGTAAAACTTAACCATTCAAGTGTAGCTGCTTAATAACTTAAAACACACTGCTATGTATTTAAATTCATAGAAAGTACATAGTTCCAAGTGAGGTGATTTCTTTGCCCTTTAAACAATTTTGTCCACCATACACTTCTCATTCACCTCTTCTGTTTCTCCGCTGTGACAAAGTCAGTGATTGTCATAACAGAAATGTCCGTTTGTGCAGGTGGTGGCTTGTGAGTTGGACAGCAGATTGGTGGCTGAACTTCAGAAAAGAGTACAGTGCACGTGAGTGGAGACGGGCGCACTCTGCCACCACATATATTTGCACATTATctgcattaaataaaaaagtactttACCTAATTAAAGGGCATTGCGTTTTCCAACAGACCCATGCAGGCCAAACTTCAAATATTAGTTGGAGATGTACTGAAGACAACTCTGCCGTTCTTTGACGTGTGTGTGGCTAATTTACCGTACCAGGTAAATACTtgtgtcctccacgctgcactaCAGTCGATTCAGTATCATTCCCTAAATGTGTTTCACACTCGACTCTTCTTAACTCGGCAGATTTCATCGCCGTTTGTCTTCAAGCTCCTGTTGCATCGACCTTTCTTCAGGTAGGTGTCAACTGTGACATTTGTACTACCAGGAAATGATCAACTCatgggtgggttttttttggctcaGG
Coding sequences:
- the LOC144386294 gene encoding betaine--homocysteine S-methyltransferase 1-like, encoding MERKKPRGILERLNAGEVVVGDGGYVMQLERRGYVKAGHWTPEAAVEHPEAVRQLHREFLRAGANVIQTFTFYCSEDKLEISGNVPNITGAQINEAACDLAREVANEGEALVAGCVSKTPCYVDTHNETEVKAIFKKQMDDFLKKEIDFFIVEFVDHVEEAAWAVEVLKTGGKPVGATLCISPHGDKHGVPPGECAVRLVRAGADIVGINCHLDPLTCVRTVKLMKAGLEKAGLKAHLMIQPLGFHTPECNFGGYTSLPEYPFAMETRAMTRWDVHQYAREAYNAGIRYIGGCCGFEAYHIRAIAEELAAERGFLPPASEKHGLWGAALEMHTKPWVRARSRREFWENLLPASGRPKCPSMATAADDYEQLETK
- the cenph gene encoding centromere protein H, whose product is MDPPDDEGTLHQTVEAVALNHGPPPDTSSGPKDTQPADMLRIKQQMSNQCFEMAIQLQAAKSKLSCSTSEAERELSEYVNELERVKTIHFNSTFTLHRMQMWHAIGEKLKQTDSDALALKAVSDRCMSLCSQIKQLQQETRDFQDEITKIQKKRLEMKRLTHEKMKEIDDLMSKTEHPDTEKYKAVLEKGQANLEKYKKMTIITQNVLRGILLACKVNWLDDPKLRDIAMTLEDFPISD